The Rhodohalobacter barkolensis genome includes the window TGTGGACATGCGCTCTAAATCAAGAATTGGCCGAAGTGATGTTGGAGTGAATGCGAAACGAATCGAACAATTTTTGGGCGACCTTGAGAATAGATTTGAGTAAGCTTTTTCAGAAAGCACAAAGGGTTTGATTGGGTGAATCTTCGCAACCGGGTGTTTTACGATCAAATAATATTCAGTGGGTTTGTGTAACTATACGTATTAAGCGGATTTTGCTCATCAAAATTGCTGGACGTATATTTATTGAAATTTCAACCACCAAATAAATGAACCAGTAATTATGTCAGATTCTAAAATTCCCCGATTTCATCTTGCTTTTCCCGTTAAAGAGTTAGAAAAAACGATGACCTTTTACAGAGATCTTCTCGGTTGCAAAACCGGGCGCAGCTCCGAAAAATGGATCGATTTTGACTTTTGGGGTCATCAGGTTGTTGCCCATGTGAGCCCGGAAGATGCAGGGAAATCTGCATCAAACGAGGTGGATGGTCATGCCGTGCCGGCCAAACATTTTGGGGTAATCCTTGAGTGGGATGAATTTCACGAGCTCGCAGATCGATTAAAGGAGCATGAGATCAACTTTGTGATCGAACCCTATGTTCGTTTTGAAGGAAAGCCGGGAGAGCAGGCTACCATGTTTCTGCTCGATCCAAGCGGAAACGCATTGGAATTCAAGTCATTTCGGGATGAGAGCCAGATCTTTGCTAAATAAAATTAGTTTTCCAGTTCCTTTAATTTGAATTCTGAGAGTTCAAGCCGGGCTTTGCTTAATACGCGCTCGGCTATTTTTTTATCTTTTCGGCGAATATAAACTGTGGCAGTACCGTGATCGGCCCCCGGAAGTTCATTCATTACCTTCATAGACTTTCCTACAATTTCAATCTTGGCTCCAAACCATCCCGGTTTATAATTTATCTCCTCAATATCCTCGAAAGAAATCTTAAGCTCTTTCAAATCGGACTTGATTAGGCCAACAACCGTGTCCTGGCTTTCAAATTCGAGTATCAATTCATCTTCGCCAATATGGAGTAAGCCCTTCGCTTCTGTCAGGCCGTAGTTTAGATTTTTAATACGAAAAGGAATTCGCCTGCTCATAGTATACTCAGATTGAAAATTCTGTTGGTTAAAGTATTGTATTTCTGAATGATTCAAAATATAGAATCTTTTGCAGTGGTCCTTTTCAAAATGTAAATTCAAAGTACTGTACAAATAAAGCAGAGAGAAAATTGAATTGAAATGGGGACAATTCTACGTAAAAAATTGGGGTTTGTTTTTTTAGTTGTTTTAGTAGCCCTTCCGGTCAGTGATGTTTTAGCACAACCATCCAAAATTGTTATCAATGAGTTTATGGTGGATCCTCCACCGGACTTTGTGCCGTATATAGAACTATATAACTCCGGCAATGAACCTGAAACTGTAAAGGATTGGGTGTTGTTGAGAAGATCCGGTACTGATAATACCGGAGGGTTGATTACGGATCAGGAAACTGAACTGCTGCCTGATGATTACCTGGTTATTACACCCGATTCGTCGGCCATTGAGTTGATTTACGGGGAGATCCATCAACTTGAAATGGATCAATTTCCCGGGTTTGAAAATCTGGATGAAATTCGATTGATGACAGATTCAGGAGAAACGATAGATTCGCTGAGGTTTGATCTTTCCCTTTGGGGCGGATCCGGTGTGGCTTTAGAGAGACGGCGGGCAAACTTCCCTTCAGAATACCGGGAGAACTGGGCTGAATCTCCGGCAGAACTATTTGGGACACCGGGTAGTGAAAATCTGGTTGATCCAGACTATCCCTTCACAATCACCAGTATTCAGGTTAGCGGAGCGGGCGATCTGTTTTTGATCTTCAATTCTGCTATCAACCCAATGGATGTGAATGCAGATAAATTTGAAGTTGATGGTATCAATCCGGACTCAGCTGAGTTGACGGATCAGCATACGGTTCGATTAACCTTTAACAGGCCGTTGGGTACTGGTGAAAAAATTCTCCGTACAGGAGAAATTAGAAGTATGCCGGGGTGGTCTATTAGTGATGGAGAACAATTCCATTTCATAATCTATGATGAATATAGTGCGGGTGATGTCGTGATCAATGAGTTTATGTATGATCCGCCCGTGGATTATCCGGCCTATGTCGAACTTTATAACAGGAGTGATAAATTTTTAAATCTTATAAACTGGAGGTTGCAGCGAAAGGAGATATCATCGCAACCCGGTGGGGTCATTACAACCGGTACTTTAGCACTTCGGCCAAATGAGTATCTCGTCATTACAAACAGTTCTGAAGCTGCAGTAAATATTTTTGGGGATATCAAGCTTTTTGAAATGAGTAACTTTCCCGGCTTTACAGTTACAATACCGGAACAGATCAGGCTGTTTGATTCAGAGGGTGTCATAGCGGATTCTTTGGAGTACACACCATCAACGTGGGGAGGAAAGGATGTGGCGCTTGAGCGTAAAAGCCCGGAGGTCGGATCTGAATATGTTGAAAACTGGGCTGAATCAACATCCATGTTATTAGGAACTCCCGGCAGGGAAAATGAAGCACAACCGGACAGTGACAGGCCGATTTTAACAAACCTGACGTTTTTTGAGAATCGTGGATTTCTATTGGAATTCAACAAAACAGTAGAACCGGAAAGCGCAACGAAAGAGGGACACTACAGCTTCAACCCGGAGCTGACGATCCAGAAGATCGAAGTTGAAGGAAGTGAAGTTTTAATACTGTTTAGACAAGAGTTTCAAAACGGCAGAACCTATTCAGTAACGGCAGAAGGCATCACGGACCTTTTTGGAAATGAACTGCTAAAAAGCACCCACGCTATAGATTTCTTGGAATTTGATGAGGTTACTCCGGGAGATGTTGTGATTAATGAAATACTGTATCGCAGAGAGAATGCGGGAAGCCCGGAGTTTGTCGAACTTTATAACAGAACGGATAAAACAATCGACTTGAGCGGGGCGATATTTTTTGCAGGATCAAACAGTACAACCATGCCCTCGAACACCGTTCTAAGATCGAATGAATACCTGGTAATCACAGATCAGCAGGATTTTGCAGGTGAATCAAAAGACATCATCTATCTGCCCGGCTTTCCCGGGTTGAGTAATTCAGGCAGTAATATTGGGTTCAAAAATCAGAATGGAGTAATCATCGACAGTCTCAAATATAGGCCTGATTGGGGAAGAAATAATCCGGGAATTTCGCTTGAACGAAGAGATCCTTCGGCGCTATCCATTGATCCTGCAAACTGGATGGAAAGTTCAGATGAACGCGGGGCAACTCCTGCAGGACAAAACAGCCGATTCCAGATAGATTTAGCACCGCCGGAGATCTTATTTGCAAATTTGAGCCATCCGGATTCGCTTGAAGTTATTTTTAGTGAATTTGTGAACCTCAAAGTGAGCAGTAAAAATCAAGAATCCGATTTTTCGTCAACTCAAGACGGTTTTGGAACAATTTTTAAGATAAACGGCGAGGATGCGCGTGTAATCGATTATTATGAAAGCCGGGCAAACAGAATTGTGTTGAGTACAGAGAAATTTCGTCCGGGAGAGGAAAATACGCTTAGTGCAGAGGGGTTGAAGGACTTTAAAGGAAATCGAACAACGGCTAATCATCCTGTTACACAGCCTGTGAATACTGGCGACTTGGTGATCAATGAGATCATGTTTCATCCATTGACCGGAGGGGATGATGCAATACCTGAACAGTCTGAATATTTGGAAATCTATAACCGACAACCCTATTCAATTTCACTGGAAGGACTGTTTTTGCACGATGAACCGGATGAAAATGGAAATACTACACGTATTGAGCCTGTGTCGAGCAGAAATCGCCGGATACCTGCAAACGGTTATGCACTATTGTTCCCGGAACCTGAACCTGTGTCACTTTCGGGTAGCCGTACAGGGATCGTGTTTGATTTGTCAGATGAACTGGATCCGTTTGCATTGAGGGCAGAACGTGCCGGTTTAAGCCTAACTCTGTCCGGCCGTGCAATTTATCTGACAGACAGTACACAAACAGTTATTGATAAAGTTGATTATAGTCCGGACTGGCATAATCCCAATTTGATTACTACACAAGGGGTTTCGC containing:
- a CDS encoding VOC family protein, which codes for MSDSKIPRFHLAFPVKELEKTMTFYRDLLGCKTGRSSEKWIDFDFWGHQVVAHVSPEDAGKSASNEVDGHAVPAKHFGVILEWDEFHELADRLKEHEINFVIEPYVRFEGKPGEQATMFLLDPSGNALEFKSFRDESQIFAK
- a CDS encoding lamin tail domain-containing protein, whose amino-acid sequence is MGTILRKKLGFVFLVVLVALPVSDVLAQPSKIVINEFMVDPPPDFVPYIELYNSGNEPETVKDWVLLRRSGTDNTGGLITDQETELLPDDYLVITPDSSAIELIYGEIHQLEMDQFPGFENLDEIRLMTDSGETIDSLRFDLSLWGGSGVALERRRANFPSEYRENWAESPAELFGTPGSENLVDPDYPFTITSIQVSGAGDLFLIFNSAINPMDVNADKFEVDGINPDSAELTDQHTVRLTFNRPLGTGEKILRTGEIRSMPGWSISDGEQFHFIIYDEYSAGDVVINEFMYDPPVDYPAYVELYNRSDKFLNLINWRLQRKEISSQPGGVITTGTLALRPNEYLVITNSSEAAVNIFGDIKLFEMSNFPGFTVTIPEQIRLFDSEGVIADSLEYTPSTWGGKDVALERKSPEVGSEYVENWAESTSMLLGTPGRENEAQPDSDRPILTNLTFFENRGFLLEFNKTVEPESATKEGHYSFNPELTIQKIEVEGSEVLILFRQEFQNGRTYSVTAEGITDLFGNELLKSTHAIDFLEFDEVTPGDVVINEILYRRENAGSPEFVELYNRTDKTIDLSGAIFFAGSNSTTMPSNTVLRSNEYLVITDQQDFAGESKDIIYLPGFPGLSNSGSNIGFKNQNGVIIDSLKYRPDWGRNNPGISLERRDPSALSIDPANWMESSDERGATPAGQNSRFQIDLAPPEILFANLSHPDSLEVIFSEFVNLKVSSKNQESDFSSTQDGFGTIFKINGEDARVIDYYESRANRIVLSTEKFRPGEENTLSAEGLKDFKGNRTTANHPVTQPVNTGDLVINEIMFHPLTGGDDAIPEQSEYLEIYNRQPYSISLEGLFLHDEPDENGNTTRIEPVSSRNRRIPANGYALLFPEPEPVSLSGSRTGIVFDLSDELDPFALRAERAGLSLTLSGRAIYLTDSTQTVIDKVDYSPDWHNPNLITTQGVSLERIHPGRDSNDPENWGSNTTIIGGTPLTQNSLHHNFEGEASSEGIELTPNPFAPESEGDDHELSINYEFEDPDYLLKVKIFDRYGRLVRNLANSYTAGYRGSLVWDGRTDDGKRNRIGIYIVYVEAYNGSTGDKKIFRDTAVLARQF